The sequence CCGACTCGGAGTTGGTGGTGTCGAGAAAGGTCCGCagggcggcgccgccaccgATGGTGGACGTATTCGCCGGAGCGGGGTTTGAATCATCGTCGTCGCCGCGATGCCTGAagacttccttttctttttgcgGCCGACTAGAGTAGGCATTTAGACCTCCAGGAGATAGATCCATTTATAGCTTCCAGAGGTGGGATACGTCAGATGGGCTTTCgcttactttttctttttccagtAGCCAAAGAGTTCAGAATTCTATTTGCCGAGAAGGTAAAGTCAAGGGATGTAAAACCGCAATCTACTTTCTACGGCAAGAAACTGGAAGGCGATTTAGTTAGACTTTTTTTCTTCTGTATTTAATCACAagatttgtatttatttttagcGATTAGCTTGTAATTTGGTTAATTGTGTAgttttttattactattatttatagATTATTGTGAAGACTgcaaaaattttgattttggcATAATAAACCGATGGCGGAGGAGATGATTGTTGttgctgttgtttctgtatttctGTATTtctgctgcacgtatggcacttatggcactattagtgccataagtgccaagatgatCATTTTAAATActttcccctagggtttagatattccatttagggtttagattatccatttagggtttaaatgtttcatttagggtttagatgatgttgttgtttctgtatttgttcTGCACgtttgacacttatggcactaatagtgccataagtgctaaaaagaccattttactttgttttttagattttcgttggcacttatggcactattagtgccatacgtgccaagattttacttgattttattttggatttcgtTGGcgcttatggcactattagtgccaaaagtgccaacgaaaatccaaaataaaactaagtaaaatcttggcactaatagtgccataagtgcctaacccgacccgcgtgcctgatcctacccggcacgcgacccgcgctcctgaccctaccaagtccgcccaattaagggcaaaaacgtcccaaagctataaaaatggccaaaatttacaCTTTTTCAATtggtggccataatttgtgttttatgattcattttggctatttcaaaattttactctatatatatatatatatatatatatatatatatatatatatatatatatatatatatatatatatatatgggagcgctccaatgagaccctctatttttagtgagattttagacacgatctcgtgcgtttaaTTTATCAATCCTATAGCTGATATTGTACTTAGAGGGCGAAATTTTCTCTCAGGGTTCAAATCCTGGAgagagcaaaatattttaaatttcgttattcatcagtatatactgtcttGTTAATCAGTATACATGTcttatttattgaaaaataagggtctcagtgtctcacgaaaaataagggtctcattggagcgcacccctatatatatatatatatatatatataggggtgcgctCCAGTGAGACTCTCTATTTTTCATGAGacactgagtacaatgaataagacatatatactgatgaacaaggcagtataggcagtatatactgatgaataacgaaatttaaaaattgttaatgaataagatatatatattgatgaacaatgcagtatatactgatgaataacgaaatttaaaatatttctctccctccagaattcgaaccctgagaaaaaattTGCCCTGTAGGTACAATATTAACcatagaattgataaaataaacgaacGAGATTGTGTCTAAGATCTCACTTAAAATAGGGGTCTCATTAGAGCGCtccccacccctatatatatataggtttgaTCTATGTACATGTtctaaatcttaaattaaaacTACTAACTAACGGCCTTCAAAATGACCGCGTTAGATCTTTGAGTTTAATAAGAGAATTTCAAAGTTGACAGAATCTCCTTGACTTGAGCTATATAACTTAGACCACCAAACCAACTTTCAATTGAGCATTGATTTTATGTTGAAATTCCACCTCGAAAAGtcaaataattcaaattttgtAGTGTCAAATTGATGCGAGAttggaaaaataatttgagagtTTAGTAATTCAagtaaattggattacagtacGTAGCGGTctcaaattcaataattaatgaTCGGATCTGTCAAAATTGAATATGCAAGGGAAAAAAAATCACTCCTACTAGTGAACACTAATTactaacaacaataatagcGTATTAACTAAGTACAATTGTAAAGGAAATTAAAAACGTTAGaatataaataatgatattttctagtaaaaatagaaattaaaaatgtaagaatataaaattatattttctagtaaaaatactctctccgtcttggaatataaaagtgaaataTGGTGACACCGTATAAAATTATAGGACATTGAATCTTATCCTACGCGCTTAGAATgatgtttaaaaataaaaaatgagtacTATTTTTGAGAGAGACATTCCTTCCATCTCACACTCTCTACATAATGATCATCATCTAGTCTAGTAATGAAAGGACAAGCGCAAGTGTACCTTTTGTTTGAGGGATCTACATTGGACACCATTATAAACTGTCCATGTATGTGAAAGATATTGAGAATCTTTAAATATATATGATCACATATGAAATTACAAAATTGCCTCGTTCGCGATAACTTAACTTATTCCCCATTATTCACAGTTCCCCATATCTCTATTTGAAATTAGTTAATtattggaaaagaaaaaaaaaaaacgaagagGCTAGGCCTTGAATTGTTGTTGCATTAGGCTTCCAACATATAAGGACCTATGTGTTTAAACAAGAGGAAGAAGAGAAGATTTGAGGTTGTTGGATGACCCAGTTGGCGAAGGATTTCATGGTATTCATGTCGGCCCTGTAGTGTTTCTGCGTGAACTCGAGCAGCGCGGCCCAGCAGAAATCCGGATAGATCCTGGGATTGGCGGAGTCGACGAGCTGAGGCGGCGGCGTGACGAGCCTGTCCTTGTTGGGGCAGAGGAAGAAGGCGAGGGATTTCCGACTGCTGGTGCTGTTGACGACGGCGCGGTGAAGGCAGCTCTTGTACCTGGCGTTGGATAGAGCCATGAAGGTGTCGCCAATGTTGACGACGAAGGCGTCGGGGTTGGGGCTTATGGAGCGCCACTGGCCGTCCACGTGGACTTGGAGGCCGCCCACGTCGTCTTGATGTAGTATGGTTAGTGAGGTGGGATCGCAGTGCGGCCCCGTGCCCAGTGTCTCCTGGGGCCTCTGGCACCGCGGGTAATAGTTCAATCTCATTATTGACTCGTTTGCCTCGAAGAATTCTTTGAAGTGACCCCGCTCCACTCCTAGGCTCATCCCTAATAATTCCATTATCCCTAGCGACAGTCTGCTCATCGCGCTGCAGTATGCCTCGTATACTTTCCTACATAATTAATCAACCCACTTTAATTCTCCAATTCattcattatatatatgcatacgT comes from Salvia miltiorrhiza cultivar Shanhuang (shh) chromosome 3, IMPLAD_Smil_shh, whole genome shotgun sequence and encodes:
- the LOC131014518 gene encoding gibberellin 20 oxidase 1-D-like; its protein translation is MTINCMIASEPSMPQSTNKLKDEPKAKSLVFDAKLLQHQSTIPQQFIWPDDEKPCANPPELEVPFIDLGGFLSGDPAAARRASELVGEACRKHGFFLVVNHGVDPSLISHAHQHMDDFFLQPLQQKQRAQRKIGEHCGYASSFTGRFSTKLPWKETLSFEYSPQSAASHIVEDYFTSTLGGNFTHLGKVYEAYCSAMSRLSLGIMELLGMSLGVERGHFKEFFEANESIMRLNYYPRCQRPQETLGTGPHCDPTSLTILHQDDVGGLQVHVDGQWRSISPNPDAFVVNIGDTFMALSNARYKSCLHRAVVNSTSSRKSLAFFLCPNKDRLVTPPPQLVDSANPRIYPDFCWAALLEFTQKHYRADMNTMKSFANWVIQQPQIFSSSSCLNT